In Carya illinoinensis cultivar Pawnee chromosome 16, C.illinoinensisPawnee_v1, whole genome shotgun sequence, a single window of DNA contains:
- the LOC122299864 gene encoding BTB/POZ domain-containing protein At2g24240-like: MGIQKDRVRFNVGGRLFETTAETLANAGRNSIFGAMFDENWTVQTDNSSEYFIDRNPDCFSILLDLLRTGELYIPVDIPEKLLYREALFYGLLAHVRSSKWGPFDGNRLQLSRSITGQAPGDGTAIRAGPDGGCCVAHGSMVHVYDWMLDEHAPITLDYQRVNDVGWIDSQSIVISVCERLGRGDGGMGLFSSSTGELRHKFQVNHDNQVKSFTAGALSFSSDCKIFSSCKGRSNEYGIGVWDQVTGKQIDFFYEPLGWSLGDADKLQWLHGSNCLLVASLFPRKDNCYISLLDFRDKKMAWSWSDIGAPTTVDEKRVRDAIAMEENSSICVVNEYEDLGFMDFRNTAGSIRWSSRSRLMKWKMPDEPCYPKLALHEGQLFSSMNDSISVFCGPDWVLTSRLGRSYGGSICDFSIGGDRLFALHSEENVFDIWETPPPPII, from the coding sequence ATGGGAATTCAGAAAGATAGGGTGAGATTCAATGTTGGAGGCAGACTCTTTGAAACAACTGCAGAAACCCTAGCAAACGCTGGCCGAAATTCGATATTCGGTGCAATGTTCGACGAGAATTGGACTGTACAAACAGATAATTCCAGCGAATATTTCATTGATCGGAACCCAGATTGCTTTTCCATCCTCCTCGATCTCCTCAGAACCGGCGAGCTCTATATTCCTGTGGATATTCCAGAAAAACTCCTCTACCGGGAGGCCCTGTTCTATGGCCTTCTAGCCCACGTTCGCTCCTCGAAATGGGGTCCCTTTGATGGCAATCGATTGCAGCTTTCTCGGTCTATAACAGGTCAAGCACCTGGCGATGGAACGGCGATTCGAGCTGGCCCCGATGGTGGATGCTGCGTTGCTCATGGTAGCATGGTTCATGTCTATGATTGGATGCTAGATGAGCATGCACCAATAACGCTTGATTACCAAAGAGTCAATGATGTTGGCTGGATTGACTCACAGAGTATTGTGATTAGTGTGTGTGAACGATTAGGCCGTGGAGATGGTGGGATGGGTTTGTTCAGTTCATCAACAGGGGAGCTGAGGCATAAGTTTCAAGTCAATCACGATAATCAAGTCAAGAGCTTTACTGCTGGAGCTTTGAGTTTCAGCTCCGATTGCAAGATATTTTCTAGTTGTAAAGGTCGGAGCAATGAGTATGGTATTGGAGTTTGGGACCAAGTCACAGGAAAACAGATTGACTTTTTCTATGAGCCTCTTGGTTGGTCACTTGGTGATGCTGACAAACTCCAATGGCTACATGGGAGCAATTGTTTGTTGGTTGCATCCTTGTTTCCTAGGAAGGACAATTGTTACATTAGTTTGTTGGATTTTAGGGATAAGAAGATGGCTTGGTCTTGGTCTGATATTGGAGCTCCTACGACTGTGGATGAGAAGCGGGTTAGAGATGCAATAGCAATGGAGGAGAATAGCTCTATCTGTGTGGTGAATGAATATGAGGATTTGGGTTTCATGGACTTCAGAAACACTGCTGGGAGCATCAGGTGGAGCTCAAGAAGCCGGTTAATGAAGTGGAAGATGCCGGACGAGCCATGTTACCCTAAACTGGCATTGCATGAGGGGCAACTCTTCTCATCAATGAATGATTCCATATCAGTGTTCTGTGGTCCTGATTGGGTTTTAACGTCGAGGCTAGGCCGAAGCTATGGTGGTTCAATATGTGATTTTTCGATAGGTGGTGATCGGCTCTTCGCGCTGCAT